In Hallerella succinigenes, the following are encoded in one genomic region:
- a CDS encoding IMP cyclohydrolase: MSEELNLKFVDPQPLRYGENSHQSAVFYKDPTCTEASLATAKQLWGKELSYNNIVDADAALEMAREFSDGNAVVIVKHMNPCGLATGETLREAMEAAWAGDPVSAFGSVIAVTRKVDLQTAEFLKGKFVEILLAPAFDDDALEFLKNKSKDIRLLEVGEIKKATHCKVYKHVIGGMLVQDRDVDTYEKFETVTKAQFPKNKEDLARFTWLVTKHTKSNAIVMGYEYKPGFFQVMGLGPGQPNRIDSNLRLCQPRVRDNVARLPEAKGFFDAEGKLVDEAGLKALEKKVFGEVVMGSDAFFPFPDNVEAAHDAGVRYIVQPGGSKKDDLSIEVADKFGIAMVFTGMRHFRH; encoded by the coding sequence ATGTCTGAAGAACTGAATCTTAAATTTGTCGATCCGCAGCCGCTCCGCTACGGTGAAAACTCTCACCAGTCTGCTGTTTTCTACAAGGATCCGACTTGCACGGAAGCGAGCCTCGCTACGGCGAAGCAACTTTGGGGTAAGGAACTTTCTTACAACAACATCGTGGATGCGGATGCCGCTCTCGAAATGGCTCGTGAATTCAGCGATGGCAATGCTGTTGTGATCGTGAAGCACATGAACCCGTGCGGTCTTGCAACGGGCGAAACTCTTCGCGAAGCGATGGAAGCGGCTTGGGCAGGTGATCCGGTGTCGGCGTTCGGTTCCGTAATCGCTGTGACCCGCAAGGTCGATCTGCAGACGGCAGAATTCCTCAAGGGTAAGTTTGTGGAAATCCTTCTTGCTCCGGCATTCGATGACGACGCTCTCGAATTCCTCAAGAACAAGTCCAAGGATATCCGTCTTTTGGAAGTGGGCGAAATCAAGAAGGCTACCCACTGCAAGGTTTACAAGCACGTGATCGGCGGTATGCTCGTTCAGGACCGCGACGTGGACACCTACGAAAAGTTCGAAACGGTGACCAAGGCTCAGTTCCCGAAGAACAAGGAAGACCTCGCCCGCTTTACTTGGCTCGTGACCAAGCACACGAAGTCCAACGCAATCGTGATGGGTTACGAATACAAGCCGGGCTTCTTCCAGGTGATGGGTCTTGGTCCGGGTCAGCCGAACCGTATCGACTCGAACCTCCGTCTTTGCCAGCCGCGCGTGCGTGACAACGTCGCTCGTCTTCCGGAAGCCAAGGGCTTCTTCGATGCTGAAGGCAAGCTCGTGGACGAAGCCGGTCTTAAGGCTCTTGAAAAGAAGGTCTTCGGTGAAGTGGTGATGGGTTCCGACGCCTTCTTCCCGTTCCCGGATAACGTTGAAGCGGCTCACGATGCTGGCGTTCGCTATATCGTCCAACCGGGAGGTTCCAAGAAGGATGACCTCTCCATTGAAGTGGCTGACAAGTTCGGCATCGCAATGGTCTTCACCGGTATGCGTCACTTCCGCCACTAA
- a CDS encoding polyamine ABC transporter substrate-binding protein: MKKVLFALSFLAIASLFVGCKSEKKSSDKPTKVTVMIYSEYIDPAMLQDFEAKTGYKLQLELYEAQEEMISKLQTVGTAQYDVVIASDVVIQQMIHLGLIGKIDTNKIPNRVNVASQFKNPSYDPTNDYTLPYLWGTTGILYRDPSIDPMNVSYSLLFDANNTKGNFSLLEESRSMLSMALQAKGFDANSTSKTEINQAVDYILQAKKDPHFLGFDGSVGGKDKVLSKMDWAAIVFNGEAMAAIDEDSTLQFAIPIEGSFMWVDAMTLSSKAPNVDGAYAFMNYILDAQIGAQLARYINYATPNKASLEVLETEFTENRVINPTEEEIKRMVFLKDPGDAARLFDEAWTIVKTR, translated from the coding sequence ATGAAAAAGGTTCTCTTTGCTCTTTCATTTTTGGCAATCGCTAGCCTCTTCGTAGGCTGCAAAAGCGAAAAAAAATCTTCCGACAAGCCGACGAAAGTCACTGTCATGATTTACAGTGAATACATCGACCCGGCCATGCTCCAGGATTTCGAAGCAAAAACAGGTTACAAGCTCCAGCTCGAACTCTATGAAGCCCAAGAAGAAATGATCAGCAAGTTGCAGACCGTCGGTACCGCGCAGTACGACGTCGTCATCGCTAGTGACGTGGTGATCCAGCAGATGATTCACCTCGGACTTATCGGAAAGATCGATACGAACAAGATTCCGAACCGTGTTAACGTTGCAAGTCAGTTCAAAAATCCGAGCTACGATCCGACGAACGATTACACGCTCCCGTATCTCTGGGGAACGACCGGTATCCTTTACCGAGATCCGTCCATTGATCCGATGAACGTCAGCTACAGCCTCCTCTTCGACGCCAACAATACGAAGGGTAACTTCAGCCTTCTCGAAGAAAGCCGTTCCATGCTCTCCATGGCGCTCCAGGCAAAGGGCTTTGATGCGAACAGCACGAGCAAAACGGAAATCAACCAGGCTGTGGATTACATTCTCCAGGCCAAAAAGGACCCGCACTTCCTCGGCTTCGACGGTTCTGTCGGCGGCAAGGACAAGGTGCTTTCGAAAATGGACTGGGCCGCAATCGTCTTCAACGGCGAAGCCATGGCCGCCATCGACGAAGACTCGACTCTCCAGTTTGCCATTCCGATCGAAGGCTCCTTTATGTGGGTCGATGCAATGACGCTCAGCAGCAAGGCTCCGAACGTCGACGGTGCATACGCCTTTATGAACTACATTCTCGACGCTCAGATCGGCGCACAGCTTGCAAGGTACATCAACTACGCAACGCCGAACAAAGCTTCCCTCGAAGTGCTTGAAACGGAATTCACCGAAAACCGCGTCATCAACCCGACCGAAGAAGAAATCAAACGCATGGTCTTCTTGAAGGACCCGGGCGACGCAGCCCGACTTTTCGACGAAGCTTGGACCATCGTCAAGACCCGCTAA
- a CDS encoding aminopeptidase, translating to MDPRITQLAEMLVRDAIALKKDENILIETTDTPADLSVALIRAVSKAGGRPFLTHHRSAVNRVLLQNASDAQLKIAAEHDLAFMKNMQAYLSIRGSDNFVELSDVPEDRTFANRTIRHPVLDWRVNKTRWCVLRWPTPSMAQGAGMSTEAFEDFYFKACLADYPAMQKAAKALVDLMNKTNKVRLVAPDTDLSFSIQNIPAVPCCGTMNIPDGEVYTAPVRESVNGVIHYNTPTLYEGKKFENTRLVFKDGKIVEATSSNTEAMNAIFDTDKGARYIGEFAIGFNPFVLHPMCDILFDEKIAGSIHFTPGRCYEDAYNGNQSAIHWDLVLIMRPEYGGGEIYFDDRLIRKDGIFVIPELDALNPDKLGAAK from the coding sequence ATGGATCCTAGAATTACTCAGCTCGCGGAAATGCTTGTTCGCGATGCGATCGCCTTGAAAAAAGACGAAAATATTTTGATCGAAACGACCGATACCCCGGCGGATCTTTCGGTTGCCCTGATTCGCGCCGTATCGAAGGCGGGCGGAAGACCGTTCTTAACACATCATCGCAGTGCTGTCAACCGCGTTCTGTTGCAAAACGCGTCCGATGCGCAGTTGAAAATTGCCGCGGAACATGATCTCGCCTTTATGAAGAATATGCAGGCGTATCTCTCGATTCGCGGAAGTGACAATTTTGTAGAACTTTCCGATGTTCCTGAAGATCGCACTTTTGCGAACCGCACGATTCGCCATCCGGTGCTCGACTGGCGTGTGAATAAGACGCGCTGGTGTGTTTTGCGCTGGCCGACTCCTTCGATGGCTCAGGGGGCAGGCATGAGCACGGAAGCTTTTGAAGACTTCTATTTTAAGGCTTGCCTTGCAGACTACCCGGCGATGCAGAAGGCGGCGAAAGCGCTTGTCGATCTGATGAACAAGACGAACAAGGTGCGCCTTGTCGCTCCGGATACGGATCTTTCCTTTAGCATTCAGAACATTCCGGCAGTCCCGTGCTGTGGCACGATGAACATTCCGGATGGCGAAGTCTATACGGCTCCGGTCCGCGAAAGCGTGAACGGTGTAATCCATTACAATACGCCGACTTTGTACGAAGGCAAAAAATTCGAAAATACTCGCCTCGTTTTCAAGGATGGAAAAATTGTCGAAGCGACGTCCTCGAATACGGAAGCGATGAACGCCATCTTCGATACCGACAAGGGGGCGCGCTACATCGGCGAATTCGCGATTGGCTTCAATCCGTTCGTCCTGCATCCGATGTGCGACATCCTCTTTGACGAAAAGATCGCGGGAAGCATTCATTTTACTCCGGGTCGTTGCTACGAAGATGCTTACAACGGAAACCAGTCGGCTATCCACTGGGACTTGGTTCTGATCATGCGTCCGGAATACGGGGGCGGTGAAATCTATTTCGACGACCGTCTGATTCGCAAGGATGGAATCTTTGTGATTCCGGAATTGGATGCTTTGAATCCCGACAAACTTGGCGCGGCAAAATAA
- the trmFO gene encoding methylenetetrahydrofolate--tRNA-(uracil(54)-C(5))-methyltransferase (FADH(2)-oxidizing) TrmFO, whose protein sequence is MQVRVIGGGLAGCEAALQLACRGFDVELYEMRPNQMTPAHRDGSLAQLVCSNSFKGMEPTSAHGLLKRELRMLGSFLLKCAEEARVPAGESLTVNRELFSQSVEKAIASASRIHLHREEVKTIEGNLPTIVAAGPLASDALADDIFAHLGGSRLHFFDAIAPVVETDSIDFDYAFYRNRWEKGETADFINCPLDKETYDEFVRRLREAESIEPRPFEKKELFEGCLPVEEMARRGEDTLRFGPMRPVGLGLGNNGKKWYSVIQLRAENKEKTLFNMVGFQTRLRYGTQKEIFTLVPALKNARFARLGAMHRNTFIESPKLLDETLRLKLEVEKASNLPPTWFAGQITGAEGYTEAVATGWYSAWNMANTLLHGKTRELPPESCIRSLLHQLVTPNEDFQPMNFNFGLLPHKQDYKKKDKKRLLAEQEEMALREWIAATPEIHSDETV, encoded by the coding sequence ATGCAGGTTCGTGTTATCGGCGGTGGACTCGCTGGCTGTGAAGCGGCTTTGCAACTTGCTTGCCGCGGTTTTGATGTAGAACTTTACGAGATGCGTCCAAATCAGATGACGCCGGCGCATCGTGATGGAAGCCTTGCTCAATTAGTTTGTTCGAATAGTTTCAAAGGCATGGAGCCGACTTCGGCGCATGGCCTTTTAAAACGTGAACTTCGCATGCTCGGAAGCTTCCTTTTGAAGTGTGCAGAGGAAGCTCGCGTTCCGGCAGGGGAATCCTTGACGGTGAACCGTGAACTGTTCAGCCAGTCCGTTGAAAAGGCGATTGCTTCGGCAAGCCGTATTCATTTGCACCGTGAAGAAGTCAAGACGATCGAAGGGAATCTTCCGACGATTGTCGCAGCAGGACCTTTGGCAAGTGATGCTCTCGCCGATGACATCTTTGCGCATCTCGGTGGCTCACGCTTGCATTTTTTTGATGCCATCGCTCCGGTCGTAGAAACGGATTCCATCGACTTCGATTACGCCTTTTACCGCAACCGTTGGGAAAAGGGTGAAACAGCTGACTTTATCAACTGCCCGCTCGACAAGGAAACGTACGATGAATTTGTGCGTCGCCTGCGTGAAGCGGAATCCATTGAACCGCGCCCGTTCGAAAAGAAGGAACTCTTTGAAGGTTGCCTTCCGGTAGAAGAAATGGCGCGTCGCGGCGAAGATACGCTGCGCTTTGGCCCGATGCGCCCTGTGGGACTTGGCCTAGGCAACAATGGAAAGAAATGGTACTCGGTGATTCAGCTGCGTGCCGAAAATAAAGAAAAGACTTTGTTCAACATGGTTGGATTCCAGACGCGTCTTCGCTACGGTACGCAGAAGGAAATCTTTACCTTGGTGCCGGCTTTGAAGAACGCGCGCTTTGCGCGTCTCGGTGCCATGCACCGCAACACGTTCATCGAAAGTCCAAAACTTCTCGACGAAACGCTCCGCTTAAAGCTCGAAGTCGAAAAGGCTTCGAATCTTCCGCCGACATGGTTTGCGGGCCAGATTACAGGCGCAGAGGGTTATACCGAAGCGGTCGCTACAGGTTGGTATTCCGCTTGGAATATGGCGAACACTCTCTTGCACGGCAAAACGCGTGAACTTCCGCCGGAAAGCTGCATCCGTTCGTTGCTGCATCAGCTCGTGACACCGAATGAAGACTTCCAGCCGATGAACTTTAACTTTGGCTTGCTTCCGCATAAGCAGGATTACAAAAAGAAGGATAAAAAGCGCCTTCTCGCCGAACAGGAAGAAATGGCTTTGCGAGAATGGATCGCTGCGACGCCGGAAATTCATTCGGACGAAACGGTTTAA
- the alr gene encoding alanine racemase yields MNLAQLPPDLNSITRPNWIEINLDALASNIQFVRKSIPKKTKILLPVKADSYGHGSLACAYAAKNSGADFLGVAHLSEGMLLRQYGMDLPILILGPCIPADFPYLVEFQLTSALSDLKTAVAFDKYLEENNLHCKAHLAINTGMHRYGVRFDDFDTIRRILTLKHLEVEGMFTHLATADMLDKTSNVSTQRQIDRFSNLVELLTNEGVRPQICHCSSSAGTLRHPESHFDMVRPGLVLYGYNPMGATPPEGFEYPELKPVMTIKSTIRTIHEVPTGEGVSYGQYWVAQQPTKVATIAIGYGDGYLRGEYNNGYVLIRDQLCPILGRVCMDATMVDVSRIPDVQIGETVEVVNGTADARISMESVAEAHHTIPYEITSRVARRLYRKYIWKNRLIRWDDLKEEFHVPPFTPYPLRKGK; encoded by the coding sequence ATGAATTTGGCACAGCTTCCTCCTGATTTGAACAGTATCACGCGCCCGAATTGGATCGAAATCAACTTGGACGCTCTCGCGAGCAACATTCAATTTGTCCGAAAGTCCATTCCGAAGAAGACGAAAATTCTCCTTCCCGTGAAAGCGGACAGCTACGGCCACGGCTCCCTCGCCTGCGCTTATGCGGCAAAGAACAGCGGAGCGGATTTTTTGGGTGTCGCCCATCTTTCCGAAGGTATGCTCCTTCGCCAGTACGGAATGGACCTTCCGATTCTGATTCTCGGACCTTGCATTCCGGCTGACTTCCCTTACCTTGTCGAATTTCAATTGACCTCGGCTCTTTCCGACTTGAAGACCGCCGTCGCCTTCGACAAGTACCTCGAAGAAAACAATTTGCACTGCAAGGCTCACCTTGCGATCAACACGGGGATGCACCGCTACGGTGTACGCTTTGACGACTTCGATACGATCCGCCGGATCCTCACCCTGAAGCATCTGGAAGTCGAAGGAATGTTCACCCATCTCGCCACCGCCGACATGCTCGACAAGACTTCGAACGTGAGCACGCAACGCCAGATTGACCGCTTCTCGAACCTCGTCGAACTTTTGACAAACGAAGGCGTCCGTCCGCAGATTTGCCACTGCTCGAGTTCCGCAGGCACGCTGCGCCATCCGGAAAGTCACTTCGACATGGTCCGCCCGGGCCTTGTCCTTTACGGCTACAATCCGATGGGAGCCACACCGCCGGAAGGCTTTGAATATCCGGAATTGAAACCGGTGATGACGATCAAGTCCACTATCCGCACGATTCACGAAGTGCCGACGGGCGAAGGCGTTTCCTATGGCCAGTACTGGGTTGCCCAGCAGCCGACCAAGGTGGCGACCATCGCGATCGGTTACGGTGACGGTTACCTCCGCGGTGAATACAACAACGGTTATGTTTTAATTCGCGATCAGCTCTGCCCGATTCTCGGACGCGTCTGCATGGATGCGACGATGGTGGACGTGAGCCGTATTCCGGATGTGCAAATCGGTGAAACGGTCGAAGTCGTAAACGGTACGGCCGACGCCCGCATTTCCATGGAATCCGTTGCGGAAGCGCATCATACGATTCCTTACGAAATCACGAGCCGCGTGGCCCGTCGCCTTTATCGCAAGTATATTTGGAAGAACCGTCTGATCCGTTGGGACGACCTGAAGGAAGAATTCCACGTTCCTCCATTCACGCCGTATCCACTCCGCAAGGGCAAATAA
- a CDS encoding ABC transporter permease produces MIKPMQQTEVFEGKLTTRSRMRKFGVLLTGPGILWLLVFLLIPTVFLIVLAFAQRGSYGSIDWNFSLLNLERLLGFSSFGWSPDNLLILWRSVKIATFTTVLCILFGLPMAFWIANHGKSMRAFLFALIMVPSCTNLVIRTAAWMILLGPDMFPASIARFLGLIAEGESLYPGSFAVYVGMVSSMLPFAVLPLYTSVERLDWGIVEAARDLYAGPVRTFYHGILSQMMQGIIASVILTLVPSFGMYVISDLLGGSKYMLIGNLIQQQFGSASDWPFGAMLGVVLILTSVISLVIFQRVGGKNFV; encoded by the coding sequence GTGATTAAGCCTATGCAGCAGACCGAAGTTTTTGAAGGCAAGCTCACCACGCGCAGCCGCATGCGTAAATTCGGGGTTCTTCTCACAGGCCCCGGCATTCTGTGGCTTCTCGTTTTTCTGTTGATTCCGACCGTATTCCTGATAGTTCTTGCGTTTGCACAGCGCGGTTCCTACGGCAGCATCGATTGGAATTTTTCGCTTCTGAATTTGGAGCGTCTTCTCGGGTTCAGCTCGTTCGGCTGGTCCCCCGACAATTTGCTCATCCTTTGGCGCAGCGTCAAAATCGCAACGTTCACCACGGTTCTCTGCATTCTCTTTGGACTCCCGATGGCGTTCTGGATTGCCAATCACGGCAAGAGCATGCGGGCGTTTTTATTTGCCCTCATCATGGTGCCAAGCTGCACGAACCTCGTCATCCGTACTGCAGCCTGGATGATCTTACTTGGACCGGACATGTTCCCCGCGAGCATCGCCCGCTTCCTCGGACTGATCGCCGAAGGAGAATCCCTTTACCCGGGAAGCTTTGCCGTTTACGTCGGCATGGTCAGTTCCATGCTCCCCTTTGCCGTTTTACCGCTCTACACCAGCGTGGAACGCTTGGACTGGGGAATCGTCGAAGCGGCCCGCGACCTTTACGCAGGACCTGTTCGCACGTTCTACCACGGAATCCTTTCGCAGATGATGCAAGGCATTATTGCAAGCGTCATCTTAACGCTCGTGCCGAGCTTTGGTATGTATGTGATCAGTGACCTTTTGGGCGGAAGCAAGTACATGCTGATCGGTAACCTGATCCAGCAGCAGTTCGGTTCCGCAAGCGACTGGCCATTTGGCGCCATGCTCGGCGTCGTGCTCATTTTAACAAGCGTCATCAGCCTTGTCATTTTCCAACGCGTCGGAGGTAAGAATTTTGTCTAA
- a CDS encoding ABC transporter ATP-binding protein — translation MDPLPSPSQNFDLDIRNVHKSFGKKVVLNGINVFIKDGEFVTLLGPSGCGKTTLLRIIAGFEKADEGEVVLSGKVISNRSPSKRPINTVFQSYALFPHLNIFNNIAFGLKSHKIPKDEIERRVNKMMEIVNITDLAKEMPATLSGGQKQRVALARALVNEPDILLLDEPLSALDANLRKKLQVELRELQRKTDTTFILVTHDQDEAIAVSDRILVMYKGQIIQDGSPEDIYEHPVNRFVATFIGEANILECERVSEKLAKTNFGNLVLEKDPTWEKGGIAIRMEDIHVCTPNESFAENVFPAKILERIFRGDYWELIAELPGVDACESLKLRVMTDPDEIYNPGDQVNLYIEPQYLQVLSD, via the coding sequence ATGGATCCATTGCCTTCGCCAAGTCAAAATTTTGATTTGGACATCCGCAACGTGCATAAGAGTTTCGGCAAAAAAGTCGTTCTCAACGGCATCAACGTGTTCATCAAAGATGGAGAATTTGTCACGCTGCTCGGTCCTTCGGGCTGCGGCAAAACGACCCTTCTCCGCATCATTGCAGGCTTTGAAAAGGCAGACGAGGGCGAAGTCGTTCTAAGCGGAAAAGTCATCTCGAACCGATCCCCATCCAAACGCCCCATCAACACGGTTTTCCAGAGTTACGCACTCTTTCCGCATCTGAACATTTTCAACAACATCGCATTCGGACTCAAGAGCCATAAAATTCCGAAAGACGAAATCGAACGCCGTGTGAACAAAATGATGGAAATCGTGAACATCACGGATCTCGCCAAGGAAATGCCTGCAACACTTTCCGGCGGGCAAAAACAGCGCGTCGCACTCGCCCGCGCCCTGGTGAACGAGCCGGACATCTTGCTACTCGACGAACCGCTTTCCGCCTTGGACGCAAACCTGCGCAAAAAGCTCCAGGTAGAACTGCGCGAACTGCAACGCAAGACCGACACGACATTCATCCTCGTGACGCACGACCAAGACGAAGCGATTGCCGTCAGCGACCGCATCCTTGTGATGTACAAGGGTCAAATCATCCAGGACGGTTCCCCGGAAGACATTTACGAACATCCGGTCAACCGTTTCGTCGCCACGTTCATCGGTGAAGCGAACATTCTCGAATGCGAACGTGTCTCTGAAAAGCTCGCCAAGACAAACTTCGGAAATCTCGTTCTCGAAAAAGATCCAACCTGGGAAAAGGGCGGCATCGCCATTCGCATGGAAGACATTCACGTTTGCACGCCGAACGAATCGTTTGCAGAAAACGTTTTCCCGGCAAAGATTCTCGAACGTATTTTCCGCGGAGATTATTGGGAACTGATCGCGGAGCTTCCGGGCGTCGATGCATGCGAAAGCTTAAAGCTCCGCGTCATGACGGACCCGGACGAAATCTACAATCCGGGCGACCAGGTGAATCTTTACATCGAGCCGCAATACTTGCAAGTGTTGAGTGATTAA
- a CDS encoding ABC transporter permease, with the protein MSKRKLPIFATVLTFIGFLLLYLPMFLVVQQSFNASKHGLSWGGFTLDWYTGLFDNAMVQTTTVNTLILAVVSTLIATLLGTLLAIGIHRTPWGKKMRYFYDMSINVPVVTPDILMAIALAVVFALFRSWTSFFEPGMLTMIIAHVTLEISFVVLVVQSRLVSIGKEQIEAARDLYASTAGAWCRVILPQLSTAIISGALLAFTLSLDDFILSFFTSGPESQTLPLYIYGSLKRGISPQIHALSSIIFSLTLFVMLLLVLKGIRKEHKLAKSK; encoded by the coding sequence TTGTCTAAGCGCAAACTTCCGATTTTTGCAACGGTCCTTACCTTCATCGGCTTTTTGCTTCTGTATCTGCCGATGTTCCTCGTGGTGCAGCAGAGCTTTAACGCAAGCAAGCACGGACTTTCGTGGGGCGGTTTTACACTCGACTGGTACACGGGCCTCTTCGACAATGCCATGGTGCAGACGACGACTGTAAACACGCTGATACTCGCGGTCGTGAGCACGCTCATAGCAACGCTTCTCGGCACGCTTCTCGCAATCGGTATTCATCGAACGCCTTGGGGCAAAAAGATGCGATACTTCTACGACATGTCCATTAACGTTCCCGTGGTGACGCCGGATATTTTGATGGCCATCGCCCTTGCGGTCGTCTTTGCCTTGTTCCGTTCCTGGACGTCTTTTTTTGAGCCGGGAATGCTCACGATGATCATCGCCCATGTAACGCTTGAAATCAGCTTTGTCGTTCTTGTTGTACAGAGCCGGCTCGTAAGTATTGGCAAGGAGCAGATCGAAGCCGCTAGAGACCTTTACGCTTCAACGGCTGGGGCCTGGTGCCGCGTTATTTTGCCGCAGCTTTCAACGGCGATCATTTCCGGTGCGCTTCTTGCATTCACGCTTTCCCTGGATGATTTCATTTTGAGTTTCTTTACCAGTGGCCCGGAATCCCAAACGCTGCCTCTATACATTTATGGTTCCCTCAAACGCGGAATTTCTCCGCAGATTCACGCCCTTTCCTCAATCATCTTCTCTCTGACCCTGTTTGTCATGCTTCTGCTTGTTTTGAAAGGCATTCGCAAGGAACACAAACTGGCAAAGTCCAAGTGA
- the tgt gene encoding tRNA guanosine(34) transglycosylase Tgt — MEKNRFELLKTSSKSKARLGKIYTGHGVITTPIFMPVGTQATVKGLTPRDLDEAKAEIILGNTYHLYLRPGTALIKDAGGLHKFMHWHGPMLTDSGGFQVWSLKDLRKIKKDGIEFRSNLDGSKHFFSPESVMKAQREIGADIIMALDECTPYPSTQQEALKSLNFTLDWTRRAKVWLEENAPLFGYDQSFFGIIQGGMHLDLRAKAIEEIKKVDPDGYALGGLSVGEPTELMYQIADYCTNYMPVEKPRYVMGVGTPWNLLELILRGVDMCDCVMPTRNARNGMLFTSEGVLHYKAGRYAKCLDKAPDPNCDCYTCRNFSRAYLRHLFHSGEILAMTLASIHNVHFYLKLMRDAKEHIANDTFEDWAHEQIIKLQRVCD; from the coding sequence ATGGAAAAGAACCGCTTTGAACTTCTCAAAACCTCTTCCAAGTCGAAAGCTCGACTCGGCAAGATTTACACAGGCCACGGCGTCATCACGACTCCGATCTTTATGCCGGTCGGCACACAGGCGACCGTCAAAGGCTTAACGCCCCGCGACCTCGATGAAGCCAAAGCGGAAATCATCCTCGGCAACACGTACCATCTGTACTTGCGCCCAGGTACCGCGCTCATTAAAGACGCCGGCGGCCTGCACAAGTTCATGCATTGGCACGGCCCCATGCTCACCGACAGCGGCGGATTCCAGGTCTGGAGCTTAAAGGATCTTCGCAAGATCAAAAAAGACGGCATCGAGTTTCGCAGCAATCTCGACGGGTCCAAGCATTTCTTCTCCCCGGAAAGCGTGATGAAGGCCCAGCGCGAAATCGGTGCAGATATCATCATGGCTCTCGACGAATGCACGCCGTACCCGAGCACCCAGCAAGAAGCGCTCAAGTCTTTGAACTTTACGCTAGACTGGACGCGTCGTGCCAAGGTTTGGCTCGAAGAAAACGCACCCCTGTTTGGCTATGACCAGAGCTTCTTTGGCATTATCCAAGGCGGCATGCACTTGGATTTACGCGCCAAGGCGATTGAAGAAATCAAAAAGGTGGACCCGGACGGATACGCTCTCGGCGGACTCTCTGTCGGTGAACCTACAGAACTGATGTACCAGATTGCGGATTACTGCACGAACTACATGCCGGTTGAAAAACCGCGCTACGTGATGGGCGTCGGAACTCCGTGGAACCTGCTTGAACTGATTTTGCGCGGCGTCGACATGTGCGACTGCGTCATGCCAACCCGCAACGCCCGCAACGGCATGCTCTTTACCAGCGAAGGCGTTCTGCATTACAAGGCAGGCCGCTACGCCAAATGCCTAGACAAGGCACCGGATCCGAACTGCGACTGTTACACTTGCCGCAACTTCAGCCGCGCCTATCTGCGTCATCTGTTCCACTCAGGAGAAATCCTTGCAATGACGCTTGCATCCATTCACAACGTGCATTTCTACTTAAAGCTCATGCGCGATGCGAAGGAACACATTGCAAACGACACCTTTGAAGATTGGGCTCACGAGCAGATCATCAAATTGCAAAGAGTCTGCGATTAA
- a CDS encoding type I restriction enzyme HsdR N-terminal domain-containing protein yields MDSYFDSSRKKFVAATPEEAVRQNVVSWLKDVVKVPGHLVETEFALRTFDSKNADRVDIIVHDFREGAKANEPWLLVECKRPGVESPAALQVQVNKYLRILKPKFIMLSLGDSAIFLGLDSAKKNYTRLSSLPKYPPVNP; encoded by the coding sequence ATGGATTCCTACTTTGACTCTTCCCGAAAGAAGTTTGTCGCGGCGACTCCAGAAGAAGCCGTGCGCCAAAACGTGGTTTCTTGGCTCAAGGATGTGGTAAAGGTTCCCGGTCATCTGGTCGAAACGGAATTCGCTCTGCGCACCTTTGATTCAAAAAACGCTGACCGTGTGGATATCATCGTCCACGATTTTCGGGAAGGGGCAAAAGCCAACGAACCTTGGCTTCTTGTCGAATGTAAAAGGCCGGGCGTCGAATCCCCTGCCGCGCTTCAGGTCCAAGTCAACAAATACCTGCGCATTCTCAAGCCTAAATTCATTATGCTTTCCCTCGGCGACTCCGCCATTTTCCTCGGGCTCGATTCTGCGAAAAAAAACTACACGCGCCTTTCCTCTCTCCCCAAGTATCCTCCGGTAAATCCCTGA